A section of the Bombus huntii isolate Logan2020A chromosome 5, iyBomHunt1.1, whole genome shotgun sequence genome encodes:
- the LOC126865686 gene encoding uncharacterized protein LOC126865686: MFRAISYILWQNEDEHRYLRSMVVQHIKENWHEYGPFVMAEWNISDRQTYENYMDMVGTFASELECTVATKMYNMNLSIYREIKDRPELKRVFHNHVSSQYPTARLLFTGNSDSGHYDVLVPD; this comes from the exons ATGTTTCGGGCGATTAGCTACATTTTATGGCAAAACGAGGACGAACATCGGTATCTGCGATCAATG GTTGTGCAACACATCAAGGAAAATTGGCACGAGTACGGGCCTTTCGTGATGGCCGAGTGGAACATATCGGATCGGCAAACTTACGAAAATTACATGGACATGGTGGGCACGTTCGCCAGTGAACTCGAATGCACGGTCGCCACCAAGATGTATAACATGAATCTGTCGATCTATCGCGAGATCAAAGACAGACCCGAACTTAAACGAGTATTTCACAATCATGTGAGCTCGCAGTACCCTACAGCTAGACTGTTATTCACCGGTAATTCGG